The sequence GCTGGAGGACACAGTCACATACTCGCCGGTCACATCTTCATACCCAAATACACTTTGCGCACTGTTAATACCGATCACGGCAATAGGCGAATTGGCGCTGTACTCCTCATCGGTAAAGAACCGACCGTAGGTGCAGCCTTCGGTCAAGGCGTACTGAATGTCGCTGTTTACGCCAACCAGCATGGCGGTAGCTTCCTTGGCCTGGGAGTCAATGGTGGCCTTACCAAAGCCCATCAGCATAGGCGAGCAGCGATCTACGCCGTTTACACGGCTTTTAATATTCTCTACATCCTTCAAGGTAATGTAGTCGTTGTCCGTAGCCTGGGTGGTATCCACCGAGACCATCACGGCGTTGGAGCCCATATCCTCGATTAAAGAGACAATATAGTCCCGGGCACCGGTACCGGCTCCCACAATCATGATCACAGAGCTGATACCGATAATGATACCCAACATCGTCAGGAGCGAGCGCATCCAGTTCGCCTTTATGGCTTTGACAGCGATTTTAAAGCTTTCTGAAATGTTCACAAAAAGTGCTCCTTATTTCGTTGTACTCAGTTTGTCAACCACCTTAACCTTAAAGGAGTCTTCCTTATAGGTAGTGGATGGTGCGGCAACGATCTTGTCCCCGGCTTTCAGGCCGTCGGTTACCTGGTAGGCGCTGTCAGACATAGCGCCGGTGGTAATGGCAGTCTTGGTGACCGTCTTTTCCTTCTCGTTGTAGAGGTACACATAGGTGCCGGTCTTATCCAGTACAATCGAGCCGGTGGGCACAGTTACAACGCCCAGGTACTCACCGGTGCTAATCACCACATTGGCTTCAAAACCGATGATAATGTTCTCGTCCGGGTGTTTCACTTCTACCGTACACTCCACGCCTGCACCGGAGCTGGTTAGGCTGGACAGACCGCTGATACCGGCCATGGAACCTACATTGTCCAAGATGGAGCCGGTAGAGCCGCCGGTGGCGGTAGGTGCCTTGGCAGTCACCTCGCCCTCATACTTACCGTAAGCAGTGGAAATGGTGCAGGGCATACCCACCTTCACCCGATAGTTATCGTACTCACTCAGGCTGATGGTCACGACCATGGTGTTCATATTCTCCAGCACAATACCGTCATTGACCAGGGAGGTCTGCTCCCCGGCTACCAGATCGCAGGTGGTGATGGTACCGTCAAAAGAAGCGGTCCAACCGGCCTGCAAATCCTTGTTTGCGTCCTGCAAAGCGGTCAGGGCACTCTCTGCACCCTCCATTACGCTCTTTTGTGCGCTGACAGCGGTGTCGGAAGCCTCTACCGCATACATTTTGGACTGCGCATACAGGGCAGCCAATTGCAGCTGCTTGGTGGTCAACTGTATATCCGTCGTACTGGTCAGGTCTTTTGCAACGCTCTTCCAATCAATTTCCTTTACAGCCTGTGCAATACTCTTTGCCAGCACATCGCCCATCACTTTCAGATTGTCCTCGTTAATCAATCCGTCGCTGATGGCGTCACGAATGGCCTTTTCCACCGCGTTGGCGATGGCGTTGGAATCGGTAATATTTCTATCCAACGCCTTACTGATGGCGTCCGCTGTGGTCTTCATGATCTGCATCATGGTATCCACATCATTGGTCATATCGCGAATATTATCGGCAATCTCGGCCAAGGTATCGGACAGATCCGCGAGCGCACCGGTGGTGCTGGTCTTCTCAAACTGCGCAATATACTGCACATTACCACGCACCTGAACAGTCACCTGCTTGGAGGACTTCAATTTCGTGCCGTTGGCATCGTACCAACCGGAGAAGCTGTAATCCTTGACAGGAACAGCCTTGATCACCACATCTGCACCCTCGTCATACTTACCTGCACTGGTAGAACCGGCGGTATTATTACCCACCTGCACGGTACCGTAGCTCTCCTGGCCGGCCAGCACCGTTGCCTTTACCGTATAGGTAGCGGCCTTAGCGGTGGTTTCTTTGGTGGTGGTCACCCGCGTTGTGGGAACTGTGGTCGGCAGCGTGGTGCGGTGCTTTTTCGTTGTGGTCTTCTTCTTTGAGGTAGTGGTATTGGCACGCTTCTGCAGCTTGGCAATCTGCTTTTCCAGCGTGTTGATCTGCTTATTGACCGCTGCCAAATTCGACTTAGCGGCAGTCTGATTGCTGCGAGCGGTGTTGTACGCCTTCTTAGCGTCCGTATAAGTCCCCTGCAATTTGGAGATCTGGGCGTCCACATTAGAGGTATCAAAGGTAGCCAGTTTGTCGCCCTCTTTGACCTTGTCGCCCTTTTGGACAAACACTTCTTTTACAGTTGCCACAGTGCCGACCTTGTATGTACGGCTGGCGCCTGCGGTCACATCGCCGGTAGCGCTGACCGTCTCGTAAATATCGCCGGTAGAGATGGTGTGCAGGGTCACCTGCTCGCCGCCGTTGACCTTGCGCACAATAAAGATACTGGTCACGATAATGGCGATCACCAACACAATGGCGATGGGAACGATAATTCGTTTTTTACTCTTTTTAACAGTTGCCATAATTTCGCCTCTTCGATTAAAAATTATACAAAGTGTGTAACGTGTCTATTATATCACAGCCTGTATAATTGTCAATAACAATTTGTAAAGTTCATAGCCTATTCACATTTGCCGGCAGCCAATGCGCGGGCTCCAATGTCTTTTCTGTAATGCACACCGTCAAAGTGCACTTCCCGTGCAGCGGCATAGGCGGTATCCAGCGCCGCCTGCAAATTGTCACCCAAGGCGGTAATGCCCAGCACCCGCCCGCCGGCAGTCACCAGCTTGCCTTCCTTTTGCGCTGTACCAGCATGGTACACGGTAACTCCCGCTCGCTGCCCATCGGTCAGACCGGTGATCTCCAGCCCCTTGGGGTAAGACTTGGGGTAACCGCCGCTGGCCAAAATTACACAGGCGCAGGCTTTATCACTCCACCGAATATCCAGCTGCGCCAGCGTACCGGTGTTAATGGCGTCAAAAATATCCATAATATCCGTTTCCAGCCGGGGCAGCACCACCTGGGTCTCCGGGTCACCGAAACGGCAGTTGTATTCAATCACCTTGGGACCCTTAGGGGTAAGCATCAAACCAAAGTAGAGGCAGCCTTGGAAGGTGCGCCCTTCGGCATTCATCGCCGCAATGGTGGGCAGGAAGATGGTGTCCATACATTGCTGTGCCACCGCTTCCGTATAGTACGGGTTGGGGGACACAGTGCCCATACCGCCGGTATTCAGCCCCTTGTCGCCGTCCAGTGCTCGCTTGTGATCCATGGAGGACACCATAGGCCGCACGCACTTGCCGTCGGTAAAGGCCAGCACAGACACTTCCGGCCCGGTAAGGAACTCCTCCACCACAATATGATTGCCGGAGGCACCGAATACCTTGTCCTCCATAATTTCCTTAACACCGGCCACCGCTTCTTCCAAAGTTTCCGGAATCAGCACGCCCTTGCCAAAAGCCAGACCGTCTGCCTTAATGACTGTGGGAAATTCGTTTTTCTCCGTAATATATTCAATGGCCGCCCGGGGATCGTCAAATACCCGATACTCGGCGGTGGGAATGTGGTACTTTTGCATCAGATCCTTAGAGAATACCTTGGAGCCTTCAATGATAGCCGCGTTGGCTCGGGGGCCAAAAGTGGCAAAGCCCGCCGCGTTCAGGGCATCTACCATACCGGCCACCAGCGGATCGTCCGGGGCCACGACCACCAGGTCTGCCTGAATCTCCTTTGCCAGCGCTACGACGCCGTCTATATCCATCGCCGCCACATTGTGACACACTGCATCATAGGCAATGCCCCCATTGCCCGGGCAGCAATGCACACTGTCCACTCTGGGCGACTCTTTGATCTTGCGCACCAATGCGTGCTCGCGGCCACCGCCGCCTACCACCAAAACCGTCATATTCTTTGACCTCCAAAAAAGACTTTTAGGAGAACTGCCGTTTTGCCGCCAATTCTCCTGTATTTTCTGTATTTTATTTGTTTTTATTGATAATCCGACTCTCTGCCTTACCGCTCTCCAAATCAATAAAACGGGTAAAGAGGGAAACTTTGTTGTCCTCGTTCAGGCTGTCCCAAATCATTTGAGTAAAGCTGTCCAGGTCGCCGTCCATCTCCACCGGCACCGGCTCGCCCTCAAAGGACGGGATCGGATCGCCGTCGCCCTTGTAGGTGTGGATCAAATGGCCCAGACCGGGCACCGCTGCATACTCAAAGAAATAACGCAGGCAGGAGTCACCCCGACCCATATTGGACTTTAAGATGGACAGGTTGTAGTCGCCGTTTGGCTTGACAACGCCGCTGATTCTGGGGGTGTAGTTGGGCGCGTCCGGCTCAAACTCCCGGGTAAGCAGCGCGTGGCGATAGCACTTGCCCTTTGCCATAAAGTCATAGATGGTATCCGTCTGGTCACCGTTGGTGACAATGGTCTTGCCGTCCAAGCACAGCACCGGGTTGTAAATGATCAAAGACGGATCCTCCATCTTGCTCTCATCAAAAGCCTTGGTGCGAATGCCGCCACGGTCGTTCTCCTCAAACACACGGTTGCGGGAATTGACGCTACGCCCCATAATAAAATAGGCGATCATTGCCGTTTTCCCATCCTTGCTGCGACCCAACACGATCCCACGGCCGGGATAGCTGTTGCCGGACAGCAGGGTTGAAAGCTGTTGTATCTCCATAATGTACCTCAATCTAAAATACGGGTCTTGTTGCCCGTAATCTGAATTTTATCTTGGCAAAAGAGTGCCACCGCCTGAGGCAGCAGCTGCCATTCGCACTGTTCCATCACCCGCCGCTGCAAAACCTCCGAGGTGTCCCCCTCCAGCACCGGCACCGCCTTTTGGGCGATGATGGGACCGGCGTCGCAGTCGGCAGTCACAAAGTGCACCGTAGCGCCGGTCAGCTTGACTCCGCTTTGCAGCACCGCCTCATGCACATGGAGCCCGTAATAGCCCTTGCCGCAAAAAGATGGAATCAACGCCGGGTGAATGTTCATCATTTTGCCGGGGAAAGCGTCTACCACCTGTTCATCAAGAATGGTCAGGAACCCGGCATACACCACCAGATCCGCCTGCTCCGCCAGCAGCAGGTCCCGCATGGCAGCAGAATAAGCATGTACATCCGGGTACGCCTTGCGCTCCAAAACCTTACCGGGAATACCGTGGGCCGCGGCTCGCTCCAGCGCATACACGCCGGGCTTGGAAGCGATCACGCAGGTAATTTGCCCACCGGGGATCTCTCCCCTGTCTTGGGCGTCCAGCAAAGCCTGCAAATTGGTGCCCCCACCGGAAACTAACACCACAATGCGCTTCATACCAGCTCCACGCCTTTCTCGCCGGACTTGATTTGGCCGATGATTGCAGCCTGCTCCCCTGCCTGTTGCAGGATCCGCACGGCCTCGTCCGCCTTCGTGGCGTCTACGGCAATCACCAAACCGGTGCCCATATTAAAGGTATTATACATATCCCGCTCCGGAATGTTGCCTTCTTTGGCGATCAGGTCAAAAATAGGCTTCTTAAAGCACTTGTCTTTCTCAATCACAGCGGTGAAACCATCTTGCAGCATACGGGGCACATTCTCATAGAAACCGCCGCCGGTAATGTGGCTGATGGCGTGCACCCGCACGCTGTCCATCAGTGCCAGCAGGGGCTTTACATAAATGCGGGTGGGCGTCAGCAACTCCTCGCCCAGGCTCTTGCCCAGCTCAGGCACCTGCACATGCAGCCGCTGAGAAGAAATGTTAAACACCTTGCGCACCAAAGAGAAGCCATTAGAATGTACGCCGGAGGAGGCCACGCCGATAAGCGCGTCTCCGGCTTGCAGTTCCTCACCGCTGACCAACTTGCTCTTTTCGCCAACGCCAACGGAGAACCCGGCCAGGTCATACTCGTCCTCCGGATAAAAGCCGGGCATCTCCGCAGTCTCGCCGCCGACCAGAGCGCAGCCGGCCTGTACACAGCCCTCAGCCACACCGGCCACGATCTGCTCAATCTTCTCCGGGAAGTTTTTGCCGCAGGCAATATAATCCAGGAAGAACAGGGGCTTGGCACCGGAGCAAGCCACATCGTTGACGCACATAGCCACACAATCGATACCTACGGTGTCGTGCTTATCCATTAAAAAGGCGATCTTCAGCTTGGTGCCTACACCGTCTGTACCGCTGACCAGCACCGGCTCTTTATAGTCATTCACCGGCAGTTGAAACATACCGCCAAAGCCGCCGATCCCACCCAGCACGCCGGGCACGGTGGTGCGCTTTACATGGGCCTTGATCCGCTCCACAG comes from Oscillospiraceae bacterium and encodes:
- a CDS encoding biotin/lipoyl-binding protein, whose amino-acid sequence is MATVKKSKKRIIVPIAIVLVIAIIVTSIFIVRKVNGGEQVTLHTISTGDIYETVSATGDVTAGASRTYKVGTVATVKEVFVQKGDKVKEGDKLATFDTSNVDAQISKLQGTYTDAKKAYNTARSNQTAAKSNLAAVNKQINTLEKQIAKLQKRANTTTSKKKTTTKKHRTTLPTTVPTTRVTTTKETTAKAATYTVKATVLAGQESYGTVQVGNNTAGSTSAGKYDEGADVVIKAVPVKDYSFSGWYDANGTKLKSSKQVTVQVRGNVQYIAQFEKTSTTGALADLSDTLAEIADNIRDMTNDVDTMMQIMKTTADAISKALDRNITDSNAIANAVEKAIRDAISDGLINEDNLKVMGDVLAKSIAQAVKEIDWKSVAKDLTSTTDIQLTTKQLQLAALYAQSKMYAVEASDTAVSAQKSVMEGAESALTALQDANKDLQAGWTASFDGTITTCDLVAGEQTSLVNDGIVLENMNTMVVTISLSEYDNYRVKVGMPCTISTAYGKYEGEVTAKAPTATGGSTGSILDNVGSMAGISGLSSLTSSGAGVECTVEVKHPDENIIIGFEANVVISTGEYLGVVTVPTGSIVLDKTGTYVYLYNEKEKTVTKTAITTGAMSDSAYQVTDGLKAGDKIVAAPSTTYKEDSFKVKVVDKLSTTK
- the purD gene encoding phosphoribosylamine--glycine ligase; this translates as MTVLVVGGGGREHALVRKIKESPRVDSVHCCPGNGGIAYDAVCHNVAAMDIDGVVALAKEIQADLVVVAPDDPLVAGMVDALNAAGFATFGPRANAAIIEGSKVFSKDLMQKYHIPTAEYRVFDDPRAAIEYITEKNEFPTVIKADGLAFGKGVLIPETLEEAVAGVKEIMEDKVFGASGNHIVVEEFLTGPEVSVLAFTDGKCVRPMVSSMDHKRALDGDKGLNTGGMGTVSPNPYYTEAVAQQCMDTIFLPTIAAMNAEGRTFQGCLYFGLMLTPKGPKVIEYNCRFGDPETQVVLPRLETDIMDIFDAINTGTLAQLDIRWSDKACACVILASGGYPKSYPKGLEITGLTDGQRAGVTVYHAGTAQKEGKLVTAGGRVLGITALGDNLQAALDTAYAAAREVHFDGVHYRKDIGARALAAGKCE
- a CDS encoding IMP cyclohydrolase — its product is MEIQQLSTLLSGNSYPGRGIVLGRSKDGKTAMIAYFIMGRSVNSRNRVFEENDRGGIRTKAFDESKMEDPSLIIYNPVLCLDGKTIVTNGDQTDTIYDFMAKGKCYRHALLTREFEPDAPNYTPRISGVVKPNGDYNLSILKSNMGRGDSCLRYFFEYAAVPGLGHLIHTYKGDGDPIPSFEGEPVPVEMDGDLDSFTQMIWDSLNEDNKVSLFTRFIDLESGKAESRIINKNK
- the purN gene encoding phosphoribosylglycinamide formyltransferase, producing the protein MKRIVVLVSGGGTNLQALLDAQDRGEIPGGQITCVIASKPGVYALERAAAHGIPGKVLERKAYPDVHAYSAAMRDLLLAEQADLVVYAGFLTILDEQVVDAFPGKMMNIHPALIPSFCGKGYYGLHVHEAVLQSGVKLTGATVHFVTADCDAGPIIAQKAVPVLEGDTSEVLQRRVMEQCEWQLLPQAVALFCQDKIQITGNKTRILD
- the purM gene encoding phosphoribosylformylglycinamidine cyclo-ligase; this translates as MEKSFSASYAAAGVDVTAGYESVERIKAHVKRTTVPGVLGGIGGFGGMFQLPVNDYKEPVLVSGTDGVGTKLKIAFLMDKHDTVGIDCVAMCVNDVACSGAKPLFFLDYIACGKNFPEKIEQIVAGVAEGCVQAGCALVGGETAEMPGFYPEDEYDLAGFSVGVGEKSKLVSGEELQAGDALIGVASSGVHSNGFSLVRKVFNISSQRLHVQVPELGKSLGEELLTPTRIYVKPLLALMDSVRVHAISHITGGGFYENVPRMLQDGFTAVIEKDKCFKKPIFDLIAKEGNIPERDMYNTFNMGTGLVIAVDATKADEAVRILQQAGEQAAIIGQIKSGEKGVELV